A genomic segment from Desulfonatronum lacustre DSM 10312 encodes:
- the nusG gene encoding transcription termination/antitermination protein NusG, translating to METTTAKPQWYIVHTHTGFEQRVERTIKEMIRTSRALGLIEEVVVPTEKVVELVKGEKKTSTRKFYPGYIMVKMVLTDESWHLVQSLPRVTGFLGGKNRPLPMPEREALKILEMMETRQEQPRPKFSFERGDEVRVIDGPFANFNAVVEEVNYDKGKLKVTVSIFGRQTPVELEFVQVSKT from the coding sequence ATGGAAACGACAACAGCGAAACCGCAATGGTACATCGTCCACACGCATACGGGATTTGAACAGCGTGTTGAACGAACCATCAAAGAAATGATCCGGACCAGCAGAGCGCTTGGTCTGATCGAGGAAGTCGTCGTTCCGACGGAGAAGGTGGTGGAGCTTGTAAAGGGGGAGAAAAAGACCTCTACGCGCAAGTTTTACCCCGGATACATCATGGTCAAGATGGTTCTGACCGACGAGTCCTGGCATCTGGTCCAATCCCTGCCCCGGGTGACCGGTTTTTTGGGGGGAAAGAACAGACCGTTGCCCATGCCGGAGCGGGAGGCGTTGAAAATTTTGGAAATGATGGAAACGCGTCAGGAGCAGCCCCGTCCCAAATTTTCCTTTGAACGTGGCGACGAGGTGCGTGTCATCGACGGACCGTTCGCCAATTTCAACGCCGTTGTGGAAGAGGTCAACTACGATAAGGGCAAGTTGAAGGTGACGGTCTCCATTTTCGGGAGGCAGACGCCGGTGGAACTGGAATTCGTCCAGGTGAGCAAAACATAA
- the rplK gene encoding 50S ribosomal protein L11: MAKKIKAKIKLQVPAGAANPSPPVGPALGQHGVNIMEFCKSFNAKTQDQKGMITPVIITVYADRTFTFVTKTPPASVLLLKAAKLDKGSGEPNKTKVGKVSKAQVEEIAKLKMPDLTAGSLDAAMLTVMGTARSMGLEVEI; encoded by the coding sequence ATGGCCAAGAAAATCAAAGCGAAAATCAAGCTCCAGGTTCCGGCCGGAGCTGCCAACCCTTCTCCTCCCGTCGGCCCCGCGTTGGGGCAGCACGGGGTGAACATCATGGAGTTCTGCAAGAGCTTCAACGCCAAGACGCAGGACCAAAAAGGCATGATCACTCCCGTGATCATCACGGTGTACGCGGACAGAACCTTCACCTTCGTCACCAAGACCCCTCCGGCCTCGGTGTTGCTGCTGAAAGCCGCCAAGCTGGACAAGGGATCCGGTGAACCGAATAAGACCAAGGTCGGCAAGGTCTCCAAGGCCCAGGTGGAGGAGATCGCCAAGTTGAAGATGCCGGATTTGACTGCGGGGAGCCTCGATGCAGCTATGCTGACCGTCATGGGAACAGCGCGGAGCATGGGACTTGAGGTTGAAATTTAG
- the rplA gene encoding 50S ribosomal protein L1 — MPIHGKKYRNAVQDLDLKNKFPVKDGLDLALKLAYAKFDETVDVAVCLGVDPKYSDQMVRGAVTLPHGLGKEVRVAAFCKGDKEAEAREAGADFVGGDDLIEKIKEGWLEFDQAVATPDMMAQIGKIGRILGPRGLMPNAKTGTVTFDIGKAVKEMKAGRVEFKVDKAGVIHSPLGKVSFGADKLVDNLRTVVDTLTRLKPASAKGTYFRSMAVSTTMGPGIKLDMQSMPRD, encoded by the coding sequence ATGCCCATACATGGAAAAAAATATCGCAATGCCGTCCAGGATCTGGACCTGAAGAACAAGTTTCCGGTCAAGGACGGCTTGGATTTGGCCTTGAAGCTTGCTTACGCGAAGTTCGACGAAACCGTCGACGTCGCTGTCTGTCTCGGAGTTGATCCCAAGTACTCGGATCAAATGGTCCGAGGTGCGGTGACCTTGCCGCACGGCCTGGGCAAGGAAGTCCGGGTCGCCGCGTTCTGCAAAGGAGACAAGGAGGCTGAGGCCAGGGAAGCCGGAGCCGATTTCGTCGGCGGCGACGATCTGATCGAGAAAATCAAGGAAGGCTGGCTTGAATTCGATCAGGCCGTGGCCACTCCTGACATGATGGCCCAGATCGGAAAGATCGGGCGGATTCTCGGACCGCGCGGCCTGATGCCCAATGCCAAGACCGGAACCGTAACCTTCGACATCGGCAAGGCGGTCAAGGAAATGAAGGCCGGTCGCGTCGAGTTCAAGGTGGACAAGGCCGGAGTGATTCACTCTCCCTTGGGCAAGGTTTCTTTCGGTGCGGACAAGCTCGTGGACAATCTGCGCACCGTCGTCGACACTCTCACCCGTCTCAAGCCCGCCTCGGCCAAGGGCACGTATTTCCGTTCCATGGCCGTTTCCACGACCATGGGGCCCGGCATCAAGCTCGATATGCAGAGCATGCCGCGAGACTGA
- the rplJ gene encoding 50S ribosomal protein L10 — MNRTQKGEVIEKLRGKASTANIAIVTDFKGLKVEEVTPLRVKLRESGVDYHVVKNTLARIALDGTPHAVLNDSLKDCCAIAFTAGDPVAAAKILVEFEKGAKNFSTRFASLEGKFLSSAQIDELAKLPGREVLLARALGTMNAVPTNFVGLFANILRNFLYALNAIKDQKEQTQSV; from the coding sequence GTGAATAGAACGCAAAAAGGCGAAGTCATTGAGAAATTGCGAGGCAAGGCTTCCACGGCCAACATCGCCATCGTGACGGACTTCAAAGGTCTGAAGGTTGAGGAAGTGACGCCGTTGCGCGTCAAGCTTCGGGAATCCGGAGTGGATTATCATGTCGTCAAGAACACTCTGGCTCGCATTGCTCTGGACGGTACGCCGCACGCGGTCTTGAACGACTCGCTCAAGGATTGCTGCGCCATTGCCTTTACCGCCGGGGACCCGGTCGCCGCGGCCAAGATTCTTGTCGAATTCGAAAAAGGCGCCAAGAATTTCAGCACTCGGTTCGCGAGCCTTGAAGGCAAATTTTTGTCCTCCGCTCAGATCGACGAGTTGGCCAAGCTGCCCGGAAGGGAAGTGTTGCTGGCCAGGGCCCTGGGGACCATGAATGCGGTGCCGACCAATTTTGTCGGGTTGTTCGCCAATATTTTGCGGAACTTCCTGTACGCCTTGAACGCGATCAAGGACCAGAAAGAACAGACGCAATCAGTTTAA
- the rplL gene encoding 50S ribosomal protein L7/L12 — protein MSVTKEQVVEFISNMTVLELAEFIKELEEKFGVSAAAPVAAVAAAPVAGGDAPAAEEKTEFDVVLAGAGGNKINVIKVVRALTGLGLKEAKAKVDEAPSVIKEAVAKADAEDAKKQLEEAGATVELK, from the coding sequence ATGAGCGTTACCAAAGAACAAGTTGTTGAATTCATCTCCAACATGACCGTCCTGGAACTCGCCGAGTTCATCAAGGAACTGGAAGAGAAGTTCGGCGTCTCCGCCGCTGCTCCGGTGGCCGCCGTGGCCGCTGCTCCGGTTGCCGGTGGGGATGCCCCTGCCGCCGAGGAAAAGACAGAGTTCGACGTCGTCCTGGCCGGCGCCGGCGGCAACAAGATCAACGTGATCAAGGTCGTTCGCGCCTTGACGGGTTTGGGGCTGAAGGAAGCCAAGGCCAAGGTCGACGAAGCTCCTTCCGTGATAAAGGAAGCGGTTGCCAAGGCCGACGCCGAAGACGCGAAGAAGCAGTTGGAAGAGGCCGGCGCGACGGTCGAATTGAAGTAG
- the rpoB gene encoding DNA-directed RNA polymerase subunit beta yields MTQLVKKFGKIQSVLNTPHLLELQIQSYHHFLQKDIATAARADVGLEGVFRSVFPIHDFNKTATLEFVSYEIGQPKFDVAECLAKGLHHEAPVRIRVRLVVFDVDEETGNRSIRDIKEQDIYFGTIPLMTEKGTFIINGTERVIVNQLQRSPGIIFEHDFGKTHTSRKVLYSSRIIPMRGSWLDFEFDHKDIFYVRIDRRRKMPVTILLKAMGMTNEDILNYFYKTEYYQLEGDKVYREIQESLVRKEQLYADVADSSGEVLASAGTMVKARIWKKIIKAGITKLEIDPDQLPGQFLAQDVVHPQTGEVLAQVGDEITEAFLEQCKEANLLRLPVLYITGVEVSATVRETMQLDKTTDIESAQVEIFRRLRPSSPPTAEVAATFFDNLFRNPDYYDLSPVGRYKLNSRLGLDVPLDQRTLTNDDILKALKHLVELKDSHGPSDDIDHLGNRRVRPVGELVENQYRIGLVRMERAIKERMSLQDVATLMPHDLINPKPVVAAIKEFFGTSQLSQFMDQTNPLSEVTHKRRLSALGPGGLTRDRAGFEVRDVHTSHYGRICPIETPEGPNIGLIVSMTTFGQVNAFGFIESPYRIVKNAQASQEVLYMDASREAGEVIAQANAELDQDGRFVNEIVTARVKGDFALVNRDEVTLMDISPSQIVSVSASLIPFLEHDDANRALMGSNMQRQAVPLLRCERPIVGTGMESIVAQDSGSCVLAAGDGVVRYADAERIVVSYEGDLFPETGGLKVYELLKFHKSNQNTCFGQKPLVMEGQAITKGQVLADGPGIQQGELALGKNLLVAFMPWCGYNFEDSILISERVVKEDVFTSMHIEEFELVARDTKLGPEEVTKDIPNVGEEMLRNLDESGIIRIGAPVQPDDILVGKITPKGETQLTPEEKLLRAIFGDKARDVKNSSLKVPPGIEGTVIDVRVFNRRMGDKDDRSKAIEKDKLIRLEAKERQIISGLTEAMREKIWRVVDGKRLGQTLMGKRKGEVLVEANMFMTRDVLDQVPLKKLTGLFAAKAVNDQLQELIQDYERQISFVQESYKVKSERITEGDDLPPGVIKMVKVYVAVKRKLSVGDKMAGRHGNKGVVSCILPEEDMPFFADGTPVDIVLNPLGVPSRMNIGQIMETHLGWGALELGKQVARMVEQGDDVAHLRREIKDVFDSEAISSLVDEQDDEEFVTAVRELRNGIITKSPVFDGAHEEEIWKWLRKAGLPDDGKSVLFDGRTGEAFHNRVTVGSMYILKLHHLVDEKIHARSTGPYSLVTQQPLGGKAQFGGQRLGEMEVWAMEAYGAAHVLQEFLTVKSDDVTGRVHMYEKIVKGDNFLEAGLPESFNVLIKELMSLGLDVTLLQEEKKKRRGSA; encoded by the coding sequence ATGACACAACTTGTTAAAAAGTTTGGTAAAATCCAAAGTGTTCTCAATACTCCCCATCTTCTCGAACTACAAATTCAATCCTATCACCACTTTCTTCAAAAGGATATCGCGACGGCCGCGAGAGCAGATGTTGGACTTGAAGGCGTTTTTCGCTCTGTTTTTCCCATTCACGACTTCAATAAGACCGCGACGCTGGAGTTCGTCAGCTACGAAATTGGTCAACCCAAATTCGACGTCGCGGAATGCCTGGCCAAAGGGTTGCATCACGAAGCCCCCGTCCGCATTCGCGTCCGGCTCGTGGTCTTTGACGTGGATGAGGAAACAGGGAACAGGTCCATCCGGGACATCAAGGAACAGGACATCTATTTCGGCACGATTCCCTTGATGACGGAAAAGGGCACTTTCATCATCAACGGAACCGAACGGGTGATCGTCAATCAGTTGCAGCGTTCTCCGGGAATTATTTTCGAGCACGACTTCGGCAAGACCCACACCAGCAGGAAGGTGCTTTATTCCTCGCGGATCATTCCCATGCGCGGATCCTGGTTGGATTTTGAATTCGACCACAAGGATATTTTTTATGTGCGCATCGACCGGCGTCGCAAGATGCCGGTGACCATCCTGCTCAAGGCCATGGGGATGACCAATGAAGACATTCTGAACTATTTTTACAAGACCGAATACTACCAACTCGAAGGCGACAAGGTCTATCGCGAGATTCAGGAATCCCTGGTCCGCAAGGAGCAACTCTACGCGGACGTGGCGGATTCTTCCGGCGAGGTTCTGGCTTCTGCCGGAACCATGGTCAAGGCTCGGATCTGGAAGAAGATCATCAAGGCCGGGATCACCAAACTGGAGATCGACCCCGACCAACTGCCCGGTCAGTTTCTGGCCCAGGACGTCGTCCATCCTCAAACCGGAGAAGTGTTGGCCCAGGTGGGCGACGAAATCACCGAAGCGTTCCTGGAGCAGTGCAAGGAAGCCAATCTGCTGCGCCTCCCGGTGCTGTACATCACCGGGGTTGAAGTTTCGGCCACGGTTCGCGAGACCATGCAGTTGGACAAGACCACGGACATCGAGTCCGCTCAGGTGGAAATTTTCCGCCGGTTGCGACCCAGTTCTCCTCCCACGGCCGAGGTTGCCGCGACCTTTTTTGACAATTTGTTCCGCAACCCGGACTATTACGACCTTTCTCCGGTGGGCCGCTATAAGCTGAATTCCAGGCTGGGCCTGGATGTGCCCCTGGACCAGCGGACCCTGACCAACGACGACATCCTCAAGGCCCTGAAGCATCTGGTGGAGTTGAAGGACTCGCATGGGCCGTCCGACGACATCGACCATCTGGGCAATCGGCGTGTCCGGCCCGTGGGCGAGCTGGTGGAGAACCAGTACCGGATCGGCTTGGTGCGCATGGAGCGGGCCATCAAGGAGCGGATGAGCCTCCAGGACGTGGCCACGCTGATGCCCCACGATCTGATCAATCCCAAGCCGGTGGTGGCCGCGATCAAGGAATTTTTCGGCACTTCCCAGCTTTCCCAGTTCATGGACCAGACCAACCCGCTTTCCGAGGTGACTCACAAGCGGCGTCTTTCCGCGTTGGGTCCCGGCGGTCTGACCCGCGACCGCGCCGGGTTCGAGGTTCGGGACGTGCATACCAGCCACTACGGGCGGATTTGTCCCATTGAAACGCCGGAAGGGCCGAATATCGGCTTGATCGTCTCCATGACCACATTTGGTCAGGTCAACGCCTTCGGCTTCATCGAAAGTCCGTACCGGATCGTCAAAAACGCTCAGGCCTCCCAAGAAGTGTTGTACATGGACGCCTCCCGCGAGGCCGGGGAGGTCATCGCCCAGGCCAACGCCGAGCTGGACCAGGACGGCCGTTTCGTCAACGAGATCGTCACGGCCCGGGTCAAGGGCGACTTCGCCCTGGTCAACCGGGACGAGGTGACCTTGATGGACATCTCTCCAAGCCAGATTGTTTCGGTTTCCGCGTCCTTGATCCCCTTTTTGGAACATGACGACGCCAACCGGGCCTTAATGGGATCGAACATGCAGCGTCAGGCTGTTCCTTTGCTGCGTTGTGAACGGCCCATCGTCGGCACGGGCATGGAGAGCATCGTGGCCCAGGATTCCGGAAGCTGCGTTCTGGCCGCCGGGGACGGCGTGGTGCGCTACGCCGACGCCGAACGGATCGTGGTTAGCTATGAGGGCGACCTGTTCCCGGAAACCGGAGGCTTGAAGGTTTATGAACTGCTCAAGTTTCACAAGTCCAACCAGAACACCTGTTTTGGGCAAAAGCCGCTGGTCATGGAAGGCCAGGCCATTACCAAAGGGCAGGTGCTTGCCGACGGCCCCGGCATTCAGCAGGGCGAACTCGCCTTGGGCAAGAACCTGCTCGTGGCTTTCATGCCCTGGTGCGGTTACAACTTCGAGGACTCCATCCTGATTTCCGAGCGGGTGGTCAAGGAAGACGTCTTCACCTCCATGCACATCGAGGAATTCGAGTTGGTGGCTCGGGATACCAAGCTGGGTCCGGAAGAGGTGACCAAGGATATTCCCAATGTCGGTGAGGAGATGCTGCGCAACCTGGACGAAAGCGGGATCATCCGTATCGGCGCGCCGGTTCAGCCCGACGACATCCTGGTGGGTAAGATCACGCCCAAGGGAGAAACCCAGCTTACGCCCGAGGAAAAATTGCTCCGGGCCATTTTCGGGGACAAGGCCCGGGACGTGAAGAATTCCTCGCTCAAAGTCCCGCCGGGCATCGAGGGCACGGTCATCGACGTAAGGGTTTTCAACCGGCGGATGGGCGACAAGGATGATCGTTCCAAGGCCATTGAAAAGGACAAGTTGATCCGGCTGGAGGCCAAGGAGCGGCAGATCATTTCCGGGCTGACCGAGGCCATGCGTGAAAAGATCTGGCGGGTGGTGGACGGAAAGCGGCTCGGCCAGACCCTGATGGGCAAGCGCAAGGGCGAAGTGCTCGTGGAAGCGAACATGTTCATGACCCGCGACGTTCTGGATCAGGTGCCGTTGAAAAAACTGACCGGATTGTTCGCGGCCAAGGCCGTGAACGACCAGCTTCAGGAATTGATTCAGGACTATGAACGGCAGATCAGCTTTGTTCAGGAATCCTACAAGGTCAAAAGCGAGCGGATCACCGAGGGCGACGATTTGCCCCCGGGCGTGATCAAGATGGTCAAGGTCTACGTGGCCGTGAAGCGTAAACTGTCCGTGGGCGACAAGATGGCCGGCCGTCATGGCAACAAGGGCGTGGTTTCCTGTATTTTGCCCGAGGAAGACATGCCGTTCTTCGCCGACGGAACCCCGGTGGATATCGTCCTGAACCCGTTGGGCGTGCCCTCTCGAATGAACATCGGGCAGATCATGGAAACCCACCTGGGCTGGGGCGCGTTGGAACTGGGCAAACAGGTGGCCCGGATGGTCGAACAAGGCGACGATGTGGCCCATCTGCGCCGGGAGATCAAGGACGTCTTCGACTCGGAGGCCATCTCCTCCTTGGTCGACGAACAGGACGACGAGGAATTCGTCACCGCCGTGCGGGAACTGCGTAACGGAATCATCACCAAGAGTCCGGTTTTTGACGGCGCCCACGAGGAAGAAATCTGGAAGTGGCTGCGCAAGGCCGGATTGCCGGATGACGGCAAGAGCGTCCTCTTTGACGGCCGCACCGGCGAGGCCTTCCACAACCGGGTGACCGTGGGCAGCATGTACATCCTGAAGCTGCACCACTTGGTGGACGAAAAAATTCACGCTCGCTCCACGGGGCCTTACTCCCTGGTCACCCAGCAGCCGCTGGGCGGCAAGGCGCAGTTCGGCGGACAGCGGCTGGGCGAGATGGAAGTCTGGGCCATGGAAGCCTACGGCGCGGCCCATGTGCTCCAGGAGTTCCTGACCGTCAAGTCCGACGACGTCACCGGTCGGGTGCACATGTACGAGAAGATCGTCAAGGGCGACAACTTTCTCGAGGCCGGTCTGCCGGAATCCTTCAATGTGTTGATCAAGGAATTGATGTCCCTGGGGTTGGACGTCACGTTGCTCCAGGAAGAGAAAAAGAAACGCCGCGGTTCCGCCTAA